The sequence ATAAGCAGGGGCAGTAGGACTTGAACCCACGACATCCGGTTTTGGAGACCGACGTTCTACCAACTGAACTATACCCCTGTATTAACTCCCCGAGTAGGGTTCGAACCTACGACCCTTCGGTTAACAGCCGAATGCTCTGCCGCTGAGCTATCGAGGAATATTAACACTTTGTTAGTATATCAAAAATAAAAAAGCTTGTCAACGCTTTTATAAAAAATTTTTTTAAATTAATTTTTTATACAAAAGTTTAGTTCTTCACAAATACTTTTTACTAAATGAATAGAAATTCTGTCCACTGACCATACTTTATAATAAGAAATGAGAAAAATTTATTAGCGAAAGGAATTTTATAATTATGGCAAAGGTCATTAACTTTAAAAAGCGTAGTCCTGTTAATGTTATGACAAATCCTCCTATTGATGAGCAAAATTTTACTACTTCTATAGAAGAGTTTGCAGAAAATGCGTTCGCAGAAGTAATGGAGCTTGCTATAAAAGGTGATCCTGAATCCCAAAATAATATTGGCGAATGCTATGAATATGGTTTTGGCATAGATGAAGATACTTCTGAAGCCTTTAAATGGTATCAAAAATCGGCCACACAAAGTTATGCTCCTGCTTTGGCCAACCTTGGAGAATGCTACGAATATGGCATCGGAACACGCAAAAATATGTTTCGAGCATTTGACTGCTATAATAAAGCCGCCATTAAAGGTATTTCAGATGCGCAATATAACGTTGGCTTTTGCTATCAATATGGAGAGGGCACAAAAAAGAATTTAACTAAAGCTGTAGAATGGTACACTAAAGCCGCCAAACAAGGCAATTTACCAGCAATGAACGACTTGGCCAAATGCTATAAATTAGGTAGCGGTGTTGACAAAGATCTTGCTATTGCCTTAAATTATTTTCGACAAGCCGCAAACCACGGAAACCCCGATGCACAACTTAATCTTGCTATTTGCTACTATGAAGGGTCTGGTGTCGCAAGAAGCTTACACAAATCCGTTGAGTATTGCACCATGGCAGCAGAACAAAACAATGCAGATGCGCAATTGATGATGGGGATGTTTTATTCTATGGGAGAAGGTGTAACCGAAAATCTTTTTACCGCTACCCTCTGGTTTCGCGCTGCCGCAGATCACAATCAACCCGATGCCACATTCCAACTTGCCAATTGCTATCAATACGGCTTGGGTGTGGAGCAAGATTCTCGTAAGGCAGCTGAATATTTTGAACGTGCAGCTAATCTAAACCATCCAGAAGCTCAGTATATTATAGGGCAATACTATGAATATGGAATATCCGTTGATAAAAGCATCTTTATCGCAACTTGCTGGTACAAAAAAGCAGCGGCTCAAGGTATCCGCGATGCTGTCGACGCACTACGTCATTTAGAAAAGTAACTTATCTCAACTGAATTTCCATAATTATAATTGACTAACTAGTATATTCATGTGTATACTAGTTCATATAATTTTTTCTAACATTAGGAGGCTATTAAAATGGCATATGTAATTAATGATGATTGTATATTATGTGGAGCGTGTGCAGCTGATTGTCCACAACAATGTATTTCTGAGGGAGATACTAAATATGTAATCGATAAAAATAAATGTATTGAATGCGGAACTTGCGCAAGTGTTTGCCCAGTTGACGCACCTCATAAAGAATAATTTATCATATAAAGAGACGCGACCTTTATTTAGGTTTCGTCTCTTTTCTTTTTTTGCGCTTAAATCAAAATTGTATTTATTGAACTTGCTGGCAAAATTATCGTCTTTCCATTCAACTCAAATTCTACAGGCTTTTCAAATGGGTTTTTCGATATCAAAATTATTGAACCATCTGGATTTTTAAAGCAAATAGAAGTAGCACTAAAATGCCCCTCTAACACCTGCCTTTTCGCTCCGAGCACAATAAATGCAGAAAAATGCTTCATTACATAGTACTCATAATTGAATTTATAATCGTCTGCCATAATATCTATCATACTATTTTGATTCCATCCCCAAGTACTTGCTCCTCCAGGAGGCAATACCATATTCCAATATGTGTATGCGCAAACTCCATTAGAAATATAGTGATGGAACATTTCAAAAATATACATCGCATACTCCCATGTATTCTTCCCATCTCCACATTCATTTTCAGTTTGCATCAACTTCTTTTCGGGGAAAGCAGATTTGGTAATTTGCACCGCGTACTTTCCTGCCCATTGATATGAAACTCCTTCTATATAAGGATATGCTTTCTCATCATGCAATACCAAATTCGCATAGTTGTCATATCTTGTGTACAGCATTCGATTATCTGTTTCTGGCCCATTGAGGGTTCCAAGCCATATTTTAGTCTTTATACCACGCTCTTTAAATACCGGTCCTAGGTAGTTGGCTATAAAATTAGCAAGCTCTTTTCCGGTCCAAATACATGACGGAAATTTCTGACTTGATACAGGCTCATTCTGCACATGTAACTGACTAATTACAATACCCTCCTTCTCATAGGCTTCTATAAATAAGGCAAAGTATAGTGCATATGCTTTGAGGTTTTTATCTGTCTGCACCAAAGTTCCAAAATTATGAGCTTTTGGATATTTCATCCATGTTGGTGGGCTCCACGGCGATGCAAAGAACTTCATATCAGGATTTCGTTTGAGAGCTTCTTTTATATATGGTATCAAATATTTTTGGTCTCGTTTAATAGAAAAGTTTGCCATCTCATAGTCACCATCTACTTCGTTATGAGAATACCACAGCTCTGCATAATCTGAGGCACC is a genomic window of Candidatus Epulonipiscium viviparus containing:
- a CDS encoding SEL1-like repeat protein, translating into MAKVINFKKRSPVNVMTNPPIDEQNFTTSIEEFAENAFAEVMELAIKGDPESQNNIGECYEYGFGIDEDTSEAFKWYQKSATQSYAPALANLGECYEYGIGTRKNMFRAFDCYNKAAIKGISDAQYNVGFCYQYGEGTKKNLTKAVEWYTKAAKQGNLPAMNDLAKCYKLGSGVDKDLAIALNYFRQAANHGNPDAQLNLAICYYEGSGVARSLHKSVEYCTMAAEQNNADAQLMMGMFYSMGEGVTENLFTATLWFRAAADHNQPDATFQLANCYQYGLGVEQDSRKAAEYFERAANLNHPEAQYIIGQYYEYGISVDKSIFIATCWYKKAAAQGIRDAVDALRHLEK
- a CDS encoding DUF362 domain-containing protein, which produces MAYVINDDCILCGACAADCPQQCISEGDTKYVIDKNKCIECGTCASVCPVDAPHKE
- a CDS encoding glycoside hydrolase family 30 protein translates to MKIITTTRQTFWQERTTAAEDSIKSTLAITGEAEEWEGFGGCFNELSQIALLKLSDQKRKEVYDILFAKDADGLKFDFCRIPIGASDYAELWYSHNEVDGDYEMANFSIKRDQKYLIPYIKEALKRNPDMKFFASPWSPPTWMKYPKAHNFGTLVQTDKNLKAYALYFALFIEAYEKEGIVISQLHVQNEPVSSQKFPSCIWTGKELANFIANYLGPVFKERGIKTKIWLGTLNGPETDNRMLYTRYDNYANLVLHDEKAYPYIEGVSYQWAGKYAVQITKSAFPEKKLMQTENECGDGKNTWEYAMYIFEMFHHYISNGVCAYTYWNMVLPPGGASTWGWNQNSMIDIMADDYKFNYEYYVMKHFSAFIVLGAKRQVLEGHFSATSICFKNPDGSIILISKNPFEKPVEFELNGKTIILPASSINTILI